In Amycolatopsis endophytica, the following are encoded in one genomic region:
- a CDS encoding diacylglycerol/lipid kinase family protein — translation MRAILVVNPQATSTTAGGRDVLAHALASQVKLEVVETDYRGHALAVARDAARDGVDLVVAHGGDGTVNEVVNGLLTDGPSGPLPALGVVPGGSANVFARALGVSHDPVEATHQLLSAIEAGHSRRVGLGLADGHWFTFNAGLGWDADVVATVADRRGKQTNALLYMRAAVTSYFRPRSGRLPLTVHVPGEEPEQVRMAFVSNTDPWSYLGERPVHLNTGSSFDAGLGLFALRKLTLPVVFRHVRQALRTEAKHRGRALVKYDDLAKLSVTAEEPVNFQVDGDLIGRRTRVDFASVPDVLTVLAR, via the coding sequence ATGCGCGCGATTCTGGTCGTGAACCCGCAGGCCACCTCCACCACGGCCGGTGGGCGGGACGTGCTCGCGCACGCCCTGGCGAGCCAGGTGAAGCTGGAGGTCGTGGAGACCGACTACCGCGGCCACGCGCTCGCGGTGGCCCGTGACGCGGCCCGGGACGGTGTCGACCTGGTCGTCGCCCACGGTGGTGACGGCACCGTCAACGAGGTCGTCAACGGCCTGCTCACGGACGGCCCGAGTGGTCCGCTGCCCGCGCTGGGTGTGGTGCCCGGCGGTTCGGCCAACGTGTTCGCCCGCGCTCTGGGCGTTTCCCACGATCCCGTGGAGGCCACGCACCAGCTGCTGTCCGCGATCGAGGCCGGTCACAGCCGCCGGGTGGGGCTCGGCCTGGCGGACGGGCACTGGTTCACCTTCAACGCCGGACTGGGCTGGGACGCCGACGTGGTCGCGACGGTCGCCGACCGGCGCGGTAAGCAGACCAACGCGCTGCTGTACATGCGGGCGGCGGTGACCTCCTACTTCCGGCCGCGATCCGGACGGCTGCCGCTCACCGTGCACGTGCCGGGCGAGGAGCCGGAGCAGGTGCGGATGGCGTTCGTGTCCAACACGGATCCGTGGAGCTATCTCGGTGAACGGCCCGTTCACCTCAACACCGGCAGCTCGTTCGACGCTGGCCTGGGGCTGTTCGCGCTGCGGAAGCTGACGTTGCCGGTGGTGTTCCGGCATGTGCGGCAGGCGCTGCGCACCGAGGCGAAGCACCGCGGGCGGGCCCTGGTCAAGTACGACGACCTGGCAAAACTCAGCGTGACGGCCGAGGAGCCGGTAAACTTCCAGGTCGACGGCGACCTGATCGGCCGCCGGACCCGCGTCGATTTCGCGAGCGTGCCGGACGTGCTGACCGTGCTGGCGCGGTGA